The region gctaggattacaggcgtgagccaccgcgcccggccgggtttTGAATCTTAAAATGTCATCTATTTCATTTCATGAAccaatatacaaatatacatatatctataaataactTGACATTTctaaatgatatatatttctaattatatttcctttgtaACCTGCATTGTATCCAGTAAACACTTGATGAATGatcaatgtaattttaaaaagagtgtgAAGGTTATTCCTCTTAAATTAGGTTTGATTTTATGGTCTTGGCAACTAAGTATGACCTAGAGAAGTAGGTACCTGATATGGGCTTATTCCATTCTTCTTCCTTTCAAAACAAATGATTTTGGTAAGAATGGCACAGCAAGGCTGTCACAGTCATTCCTGCCATCTTACTACTTATAAGTTTTTGCTAGTTTGCCTTGGCTTTGGATTTTGATTTATTTACACAGGTGGATGAGCCCACTAACTACTTTTTATGCACTTTTAAATGCacttgaataaaaatttttaaatgcacttgAATAAAAGTGCACTTTTAAATGCACttgaataaaaattcaatattccTAACTGTCCTTCTCAGCATCTCACTAACTCACaagaaatatttacaatacaCTGCATAAATGACCATCAAACTGATCATCCATGGAACTAATTTCTCAAAACTTCAACAAAACTCAATCCCAGAACACAGATAAGCATCtatactttgttgttgttgtttatgcatgtgtatatgtttgagttttattatataaatgtgcATCCATTGTGAAGCTAGTTAAATCATCTTCTATACAATGTATcattataaaaaaatagatatataggaGATGTAGTGATATGGGATGATCTACAAAatatttcagggggaaaaagggTAGAGAACAGTGCATATATgccattatttgtttttctgaaaatgtatatatatctatgtttGAATACATATATGCTATTTAACTTTagaaagatacacacacacacacacacacacacacacacacacacacaaaaaaaaaaaccaagaaaaaaaccACTCTCGTAATTGTTGTTCTAGAATAGAGGTAGGAGATTTACTTTTCATTGTATGTCTTTTTGTACtgtttgaatcttttaaaaaatcctatgcATGTACTTTTtactaacaattttttaaaaaacaggatttTATGTGTTACCACATAAGACATTCTTATAAACTAAGAGGAAAACAACCAAACAGAGAAAtgagcagagaaaaaggaaaaacaattcactacagaaatacaaacaaCTGTTAAATGTGGAAAAGTACATAACCCATccctaataaaaagaaatgtatataacaATAAACTGTCATTTCCCCTTAATCAAAATGTGGCAAAAATTTGAAAGTCTTAAAACCTCTGATATTGGTAAGAGCATGGAAAACTTTCACTGGTAGAAGTATAAACCTGGAAAGATGGCAATTTTGGCAGAATACATGAAAATTTAATTGTAAACAGTTTACGATCCAGCAGTTATACTTACAGAAGAACTCTTTCAGTAACACTAAACAGGGTACTTAGTGTTAATGAAGAATATACTACCTAAGGGTATAGGAGCAGTTGTATCATAAGTAACCTAGAGCATAGGCTCTggggtcagactgcctgggttcaaattccattTCCTAGCTTTGAGACACTGGCAAGCTTCTAATTTTAtggccttagtttcttcatttataaaatataataacatctACTTTATAGAGTCTTGCtgtgataattaaataatttaatatatgccttataaattaataaaagttttcttaACTAAGGAActtataataaaagcaaaatgattaaacttataatgtctttatttatttatatggtaaATACTGACCCCTACTAAAAAACAATGACATTTGTATTTTGATCTGTCATGGTTAGCTAAAACATTCATGTATCTCTTTTCTATATCACATATTGACATGATATAGGATGCAAGATGTAAACATCAATTTAGTAGACATTATTAAATAACTTCACACTAATGCAGAATCTTGGATGAAAGGTTAAAATTATAGATCAGCATTAAATACGGGTACATGAATACCCTGTGTACACAAATGGGTTTAACAGAAGATGTGTTTGCACTGATTTCTGGTCACCAACTTGCTTTCTTTGAATCTTTAAATACCCAATTCCAAATCTTCCAGCTCCTGCAGAAGGGCTGTCTCTTTTTGAATTTTCTCCAActagaaaagtttaaaacaatgaagttattaaataggaaatgaaataattattggATTGGTAACCGAAATAGCTCAGGAAGACAAATttagagaaagaatatttgacattttattagATCCACTCgtaaacacaaattaaaaaatatagatcagAAACAAATTCTAATTTGTTCTCTGGTATGAATCAAGGGGGCAAAGAACAGATATGGTCTTACTGAATCCCTTTAGGTCCAGTAAGTTTTCTATTCTATATCTGGGCTTAAAAgtggggaaaaggagaagaaaggcaaATGGGGAGTGCAATCTGAGATATGAGAAGGAAGAGAATCTTATATAAGATTCTAATATAAGAAATGTCCATTATTTTCAGCAGCAACAGCATACTATGCCTCTTAGGAATAATGACTCTATCACCATAATCCATACAACATCTTCCCCTATTTAAGTTTAAAACTGTTtaagagtaaaaaaattaaaaagatatggCACGTGGTTTTCAAACCAAGTTTTACAATCTTTGTGCTCTTTTCCCTGATTAAATAATTCCTTATAACAAAAGGGGGAAGGGTGGTGGTGATTACCAGCTCaaatgaaaaatgcagaaaataccTGATTTTTTTCTAGCTGTTTTCCAGTTGCTGCTTGTTCTTTCAGTTGTTCTATTGCTTTCAGTTTCTGTAAATATCAAATGAGtcaagaggaaagaagaaaaagtcattTCAAATGCAAATTTACTTATTAACTCAACATATGAATGTGAAACCTGAATAAGGAAAAACAATCATCTTACATTTGTATTAAGAATGGTCTGTTAATATGCTAGGGTAAACtatcttttaaagttaaatgtaaacttaatacattaaaaacataggcttggccgggcccggtggctcacgcctgtaatcctagcactctgggaggccgaggcgggctggattgcttcaggtcaggagtttgaaaccagctgagcaagagcgagatcccgtctctactataaatagaaagaaattaattggccaactaatatatatatagaaaaaattagctgggcatggtggtgcatgcctgtagtcccagctgctggggaggctgagacaggattggattgcttgagcccaagagtttgaggttgctgtgagctaggttgacgccatggtactcactctagcctgggcaacaaagcgagactctgtcttaaaaaataaataaataaataaataaataaaataaaaataaaaacatgggcTTGTAAACTTAatacattaaaagcaaaatatgtttctcaaacttttaattaatgttatcacatatatacatatgtgtatggaAATATATcactaatttcaaaatttatttcaatactCCATTGGACCTAGATGATAtcttttgctttaaaagaaaCCTCAAAATGCCgctgggggccgggcgtggtggctcacgcctgtaatcctagcactctgggaggccgaggtgggcggattgctcgaggtcaggagttcaaaaccagcctgagcaagagcgagaccccgtctctactataaacagaaagaaattaattgggcaactacttatatagaaaaaattagccgggcatggtggcgcatgcctgtagtctcagctactcgggaagctgaggcagtaggatcacttgagcccaagagtttgacgttgctgtgagctaggctgatgccatggcactcactctagcctgcgcaacaaagtgagactctgtctcaaaaaaaaaaaaaaaaatgccgcTGGGGCTCTAGAGACCTGGTTTTATCCTCAGAGCCACCACCACAAACTCGTTGCAATTTTGTaagttaataaacttctgtttgtctgtttcttcattaaaaacataaaaagtttgtaggccaggcgcagtagctTGCGCCTGGAAtcttaccactctgggaggctgaggcgggaggatcgcttaaggtcagaggttcaagaccagtctgagctagagcaagataccatctctaatagaaaaattagccgagcatggtagtgtgcacctgtagtcccagctacttgggaggctgaggcaggagaatcgctttagcccaggagtttgaggttgctgtgagctaggctgacaccacggcaccctagcccagatgacagagcaagactccatctcaaaaaaataaaaaaaatttcttttttgtagagacaggggtcttgctacattgcccaggctgatcttgaactcctggcctcagtgatcttcctgccttggccgtccaaagtgctgggaccacaggcatgagcctctaTGTTCcacctgtttcttcatttttaaaactgaaataaataactGTTTCTACTTATCTCACAGTTATCTAATGAAATACTgggtataaaaatgtttagcacatTTCTAGAtgaatgcatattattttttatttcttcaaaaataaataacaaaagtacTACGGGCTTTTAAACATTTGTAACTAAAACTAAAATCAGTACCATTCCTAAGTTACAGTATTTCATAGTGAGAAAGCAACAATGAGAACTGCTACAAACTTCTTAGATACCTACCTGTCTGTAGGCATCTAAGTATTGCCATATTTACATAAGTCTCATGTACTCTTTTCAACATAaacatctgttttttatttaagtCTCTCACCTTCTTTAGgttcttgatttttttgtctaCGTCAGGGTCTCCAGAAGTTGACTGAGAGATAGTGTTTCGTGGTGTGCtctgtggggcaggaggagatgCCAAATCTGGACTCTTGTCATTTCTTGCTTCCtgtagaaaatacttttttttaaaattcaattttaataattttttgtacACTCCAATTCAACTAACATTAATTCCTTACTTCCTGTGTAAAAACACATTACTGGGCACTCCGagtattcagaaagaaaatacttagTGTCTACTCTGAAGAGAACTGTAAGTTCTGATAATATGCAGTTAGGTATTtttcataacataaaattgaagTAGAAGAGTAGATAAAAAGATAAGGGGATACTTTGCCTATCAAAATTCATTTTGGATATcagataaaaattatgaaattttagttatttgtaaTGAGCCAAGAATATAACATTTCATCTAGGAAGAAAGATTAATGTTATAACTGTGACAAACCATTAAAGTTAAGTGAAatatgaaacttattttttctaccATAAACTAatcaagaataatttaaaatgtctgcATTATTATACTTAAATTCTGATCACTCTCTAGAAAGGATGTGTATTTGGTAAGATTAAATTGTTACATTTCAATCCTTTTTTGGTAAAGTCAGTAAACTTATAAAAGTATTaccagttataaaaatattagttaaattATCTACATCTGACTGTTCTATCTTTGGTTACCTAATTCAGGTCTGAGACTGAGAAGGCCTGGTCAATGTGAGATCCTGTCATGGGCATTTAGCTCTATTCTACCACACAGCTCTAACTTTTACTAAATCCAGTCAGTCAcctcaaaattatatattaaaaagattatcttGCAGGTTGAAAATCTCTTGCCATTACTGGAAAAACACTTAAAAAGCAACTCCATAGTGGTGGATTAGTGGTATCATCTTTAGTAAACACTATATGTGGGTGCTTGTATGATTGGATTGGAGGGGGACTGATTTTGtgattattatgttttatattaacaACATTGATGCTTTTGTTAAAAGAGCCACAAGGCTCTATTTAATCAAGtcaactattttaaaattgatttttctgaatAAGACATACTGATTCTATAACtccaaatatttttacatgttcaaATACCAgaaatgggccaggcgcggtggctcacgcctgtaatcctagcactctgggaggccgaggtgggcggattgctcgaggttaggagtttgaaaccagcctgagcaaaagcgagaccccgtctctactataaatagaaagaaattaattggccaactaatatatagagaaaaaattagccgggcatggtggtacatgcctgtagtcccagctactcgggaggctgaggcagcaggattgcttgagcccaggagtttgaggttgcttagctaggctgatgccacggcactcactctagcctgggcaacaaagcaagattctgtctcaaaaagaaaaaaaaaaacaaaaaaaccccaaataccagaaatgcatacaaaataaacaaatattttattacaacGGGATTTTAGTTCAATACCAGTGATggtcatattaaaaatatcttctgataaagaggaagaaagcttgcttataaaaataaaattttaagttgtatGAATTTTAGAGGGGCCCTAAATCTCAACTAGAAGGCATAAGGAGTTATAAGGATACTACTAATGTGTTATAATATCTAGGAACAGCAAAGGCCCCTATCTGTACTGATAAAGGGACAAGTTTTGCTTTTATACCAATCCAATGCATGGAGTAGATCATTTTACTTGGAATAACCTAAACCTGACCAATTAAGGTATTTctggagatgatttttttttttaaatcttgagatgggggtcttaaactcttgggcttaagcagttctcccatctcagccttccaagtagctgggattacagccatttATGCGCCACCCACTGTGCCTAGCTGGAGACGAAATTTATTAGCTACAAATGAgcacaatgactttttttttttaaaagcccattaTTTTAGCAGAATATGGTTATATAATGCAATCCTACACCTTAAAATAGCAAGTGCCTATCAAAACACATAAGCAACCTAGATCTGTCAAAATTCAAGAATTACCAGCAAGATTGTATTGGTAATACAGAAATCAGCAGTTAAAAATCTACCTCACTACTGTGTTCTGAATACTGGTAtacccctcaaaattcatatattggaaactaatacccaatgtgatagtattaagaggtaagTCTTTTCGGAATTGATTCAGGGGTGCACAAActatggcccttgggccacatgcagcctgccgaggacatttatctggcccactgggtgtttttgctgcactgcctgtcctgcttagcagccgagtTGTCCCAGGCCAACAGTGcccatgtgtggaatgtgcgctgcactctccaacagccctccaacagtctgagggacagtgaactggccccctatttaaaaaatttgaggaacCCTGGATTAAGTCATGAGGACTCCACTTTCATGAATGGGATAAACGTCCTTGTAAGAGGCTTAAGGGAGATTTTTTGCCCATCTGCTACGTGAGGACACATACAAGGTACCATCTATGAGTTCCAGATACTAAATTTGCCAGCACCTTGCACTTAAGACTTcacagcctccaaaactgtgagcaaTAAGTTTCtgctatttataaattactcagcatTTTGTAATAGCAGTCTGAATGGACCAAGACATATACTCTCTCTGAATTGCAAAAATGTAGTTACCATGACTTCACTAACCAGACATTTCCAGTCCAGCAGATCACAGAATCATCATGAGCCACACAATATCgcaatttgtcaatttttacaCTGACGTGTTTTTTCAAcaatataatcaaataaaaaaattattttagaacaaTTCCAATAGGAcgagctcagtggctcatgcctgtaatcccagcacttcgagaggccaaggtaggaagatcacttgagacaaggagttcaagaccagcctgaataaaagtgagacccccatctctactaaaaaaatagaaatattagccagatattgtggtgcacgcctgtagtcccagctactagagagtctgaggcaggaggatcacttgagcccaggagtttgaggttgcagtgagttatgatgacacctcTGCACTCTATCCCTAAgaaacagagtgaaattctgtcttaaaaaaaattccatagtTGGGGTACTTCTGATATTTAGATTCCCAGCTGAATAATATGGATATTTCATATAGTAATTTAATACTGAGTGCTGAAATGGCTTTATAGTCACATAATTTCCAGCTTCTACTAATAAATGCATACTCTAAAGGAAGCAAACTATACTACCTCACACAGGTTCAACCATAAGGGTCTACAGCTAGTAAACTATTATATAATCCCATTAACATTGGGACCTCATTAGGGTCTCAGGTATTAAAGTCAGGTCCATTTCCTTTATAACGCTTTATAAAGATAGGACTACTTAGAAATTCACaggcaaacagaaaagaaagatacTCTGGCTATTTAACTCTAACTCCAACTACATTTTATAAcagtcaattcttttttttttttttttgagacagagtctcgctttgttgcctaggctagaggagtgccatggcgtcagcctagctcacagcaacctcaaactcctgggctcaggcaatccttcctcagcctcccaagtagctgggactacaggcatgcaccaccatgcctggctaattttttctgtatatttttagttggccaattaatttctttctatttatagtagagatgggtctcgctcttgctcaggctggtttcgaactcctgaccttgagcgatccacccacctcagcctcccagagtgctaggattataggcgtgagccactgcactcagcctatAACAGTCAATTCTTTATACTTTAAGGCTCACAGGtaatttaaaactgatttttgttttgttttgaagagaTTAGTGCCCCAAATACCTGCTTTGCAGCTTTCTTAGCTTCATGCTTCCTTTGATTTTTAAGGGCTGTTTTTGATAATGGCTTATCATTTCCTGGTTGTGGCTTCATATTCTGAGGTGGTTCCTCTTCATgctatggaaatataaaataaacaattttgaaatggAGTCCATGTTTTAAAAGACGTACACGACAAAATTATATACTGTTGCTAGATAGCATAAATTTAtcttatcaaatttattttaagactACCAGTAAAGATTATTTCAATACTCGTTTGTAGTGGCACACTCCAACTGCCATAATGGATTTAATGGTCATTATAGTAGTTTATAGGTATTTTTCAATTGCATAAGAGATGGCAAAATTCTCCTTAGTTTTGTTCAaacaatattcttttctttttttttttttgacagagtctcactctgttgcccaggctagagtgagtgccatggcgtcagcctagctcacagcaacctcaatctcctgggctcaagcaatcctcctgcctcagcctcccgagtagctgggactacaggcatgcaccaccatgcccggctaatttttttctctatatattagttggccaattaatttctttctatttatagtagagacggggtctcgctcttgctcaggctggttttgaactcctgacctcgagcaatccgcccacctcggcctcctagagtgctaggattacaggcgggagccaccgcacccggcctttttttttttttttgagacgtgcccagccttttctttttgagatagagtctcgctttgttgcccaggctagagtgagtgccgtggcatcagcctagctctcagcaacctcaaactcctgggctcaagcaatcctgctgcctcagcctcccgagtagctgggactataggcatgtgccaccatgcccagctaattttttctctatatattagttggccgattaatttctttctatttaaagtagagacagggtctcgctcttgcttgggctcgtttcaaactcctaacctcgagcaatccgcccgccttagcctcccagagtgctaggattataggcatgagccaccatgcccagccacaatATCCTTTTCTTATGACTACTGCAGATAACATGATTCTTATGAAACTAGATACCAATAATAACTTCTTCTGAAGTCTTTTTGGTTCTGACTACTGTCAACAGAAGCCTAGTTGTCTCActtcttttttcaaagaaacgATTACTTGCTAGATCTTTATCTGTAAAGCCAGAGGTtacaagattaaaaataaaagcaaatgaaaaaacagtaagaaaagaaatcaaatagaaGGGGCAATTGCATGATAAACCTGAGATTAACATAATGAAGAGGCCAACAAAAATCAAATGGTTTGTCAGACTATACAATGAAGATAATCACTTCCATTGTCAAATATTAGgtatattaagtatgaaatgtctgattttcttaagtactaagtttgataattgatatctctgatacttcactttgatacttgtcttatttttattgtgaagatacatcctcactctttcaaatgcatgttttggcttgtgattatctttcaaattttttttagagcactGTTTGTGAATCCATGGGTAATTCAAAAATgcgtgttattttttaataatagcaatgTAGATAGAAATCAGTAAGTAGATGAATCTGATAAAGAGTTGCAGTGTCATCACTTAATACTGTATATGTTGCTTAAAGCTACTCAGAGATACCTTGAACCTATACTTAATTTGTCCTTTTTCTGTCTTAGAATGTAGTTATACAGTTATGTAAATTTGAAatgggtcattaaatatgaaatgttcaatttcagATCAAGAGTGTagttatatctcaaacaagagaagtacaattaatcaaagtatatgtCTAAACTATTAtgacagttttgccatcttaacaatagcttgtttatgccagcataACTTTACAATAGAGGTGGGAAACTAATGGCCTGAGGACAACAAATGTGTTTTGGTTGACcaacagtgttttaaaaattgagaaatttctcATAAGCATCCAGACTCATTTTGTCTTGAAAATCAAACATTTAGGAAAACTGGACTTAAAATCTCCTATGGAAAGAGTCAGCTACTGCTCTGTAGCTGCCATGGCTTTGAAAGAGGGCATAAGCTCTGTCATTCATCACTCACTATTGGTTTATATGACTGGATGAGCCTGACAACATTTGAATTTGAGCCCCTGATCTACAAAGCCAATATGTTATATTCAGTTACCTTTCTCAGAAAACTTAAATGTGAATTGTTTTATGTTAATTACATTGTCAACTTAACAATATGAGCTGTTAACCATGTTTCAGGAGTACATCTTCAATGATTTCTTCCCTAGAATTTACATTCTAATCAGGTACTAAGTAACACAAGAGCCTGAGAAAATTCTGGAGAACTTCACAAAATGGAAAACCTTCTCTACCAAATTAGTAAAACTTTACTTACCAGTTTGGAATTGGTGATTggtttgtttcttaaagctgggGGTCTATAAGCCGTTGCAACTTTAGGTACCTCATTGGGTACTTCACTTGGAACTGCTTGATAAGTTATTGTTTTCACTGGAAATACTCCATCCAAAAATGGTTGCCAAGAAACCTGCCATAATTCTCCATTTGATGGCACATCATACTTGTGCAAGACAGAACCAGTATAATGCCAAATCTTGTACCCATTATTAACACGCAACCTGGGAGCACACGTGGCTGTTAAAATATGCTCACCATCTGGGCACCAAGCAAAATATGTAGAATCAGAAGCCACTGGTTTAGAAATAAGTTTGTAGTTTTTAACATCCCACACTTCCATTTGTCCTCTCAGATTTCCAAATCCAGCTAATACTAATATATGTCCATGAGGGCTATAGTAGGCTGCATTACGAGGACCAGTTCCAAAGTCAAATACAGGATCACATTTCAAGTTGAAAATTGTTGCTTTGgcaggcataaaaccataaacaGCACAAAATTCAGTAGAACTAGAATTCCAAACTACATCATAAATTGGGCCATTTtttgctagaaaaaaaatataaagcccCAATTAGcaataattatatgaatataacaTTAGCACAGTTATATAGCACTTATAAACATatcaaacagtaaaaaaaaaaaacctccacaaATTGTAAggaatgttaaaattaaaatattcttacatGATCTATCATGGAGATTAATGTATAATCATAAATTTATCTAAAGATCCcaactgaatctttttttttttgaaacagagtctcgctttgttgcccaggctagagtgagtgccgtggcatcagcctagctcacagcaacctcaaactcctgggctcaagcaatcctactgcctcagcctcccgagtagctgggactacaggcatgcgccaccatgcctggctaatttttttctctataaattagttggccaattaatttctttctatttatagtagagacagggtctcgctattgctcaggctggttttgaactcctgacctcaagcaatccgcccacctcggcctcccagagtgctaggattacaggcgtgagccactgagcccagccccaaCTGAATCTTAATTTTAACACTTTTAAACACTTTGGACTCAGAGACGCCCATATCGGCTTTTAGTAATAGTTTATtacaattaataaacaaaatttttggaagtagtaatatatatacatggaaataaaaataaaaactatataaaaagacATGTCAAAAAGTAGGTCCCTCAGAGCTGAGTGaggtggctcaagtctgtaatcctgGTACAAGGTCagggatcacttgagatcagcctgggcaacatgttgagaccccacctctacagaaaattaaaaaattatccaggtatggtggtaagtgtctgtagtcccacctacttgagaggcttgagacagaaggatcacttgaacccaggtgttcaaggctgcagtgagctatgatcatgccactgtactccagtctgaaCAATAGAGTGaaaccttgtcttaaaaaaaaaaaaaaaagttccctatACACAAGGCAATCCTCTGCTATAGTCTTGCATATCCTTTCAGAAAAATTtgtggaaataaaacatttttctcttaagCACACAAACAAATGACAAGGTTCTAGACTTCTGTTATTTCATTTAGTACTCTATGTTGGAAGTTTTTCCACATAAGAATCTTAAGATCTGTTTCACTTTTTCAGTTGCATTGTATTCTATTACAGACTTCGCTGCATATTCTCCTCTGTGAGTATACACAAATATATCTGTAGGAATGAAACTTCAGTCACAGGGCATATGCATTTAAATATGCCCTTTAAAAggactgtaccaatttacactcctaTCAACAGTTTTTGATGGTAGAAGTTTTCCCCTTGCTCTCACCCATACTGTgtagtttcataattttatctttgCCAAGCTATTAAGTGAAAACTTctatcttgttttcatttttctttttctatactaAAATAAGcccatctttttccatttttatttaattattagcTAAGCTCTTTAATAAgagtaatttcattttttgcaCACTAATTTTTACTGTCCCATGCCCATTTTTCCAGTTATTGGTCTATTACTT is a window of Microcebus murinus isolate Inina chromosome 1, M.murinus_Inina_mat1.0, whole genome shotgun sequence DNA encoding:
- the EIF2A gene encoding eukaryotic translation initiation factor 2A; its protein translation is MAPSTPLLTVRGSEGLYMVNGPPHFTESPVFPRESGKNCKVYTFSKDGTLFAWGNGEKVNIINVTNKGLLHSFDLPKAVCLEFSPKNTVLATWQPYTTSKDGTAGTPNLQLYDVKTGTCLKSFIQKKMQNWCPSWSEDENLCARNVNNEVHFFENNNFNTIANKLHLQKINDFVLSPGPQPYKVAVYVPGSKGAPSFVRLYQYPNFGGPHAALANKSFFKADKVTMLWNKKATAVLVIASTDVDKTGASYYGEQTLHYIATNGESAVVQLPKNGPIYDVVWNSSSTEFCAVYGFMPAKATIFNLKCDPVFDFGTGPRNAAYYSPHGHILVLAGFGNLRGQMEVWDVKNYKLISKPVASDSTYFAWCPDGEHILTATCAPRLRVNNGYKIWHYTGSVLHKYDVPSNGELWQVSWQPFLDGVFPVKTITYQAVPSEVPNEVPKVATAYRPPALRNKPITNSKLHEEEPPQNMKPQPGNDKPLSKTALKNQRKHEAKKAAKQEARNDKSPDLASPPAPQSTPRNTISQSTSGDPDVDKKIKNLKKKLKAIEQLKEQAATGKQLEKNQLEKIQKETALLQELEDLELGI